The genomic segment TGAAGACATACCCAAAATAGTAAAACCTTACGCATCAAAAGAAACTTGCTAGAGGAGATAACCCTACCTTTCTAGCAGACTATATCAAAAAGTATAAAAGTCAAAAGTATAAACGCCAAAGTCGGAtaactaagaaaagaaaaaagcttccACTTTCATGGACATGATACAACAACAAATTCaacttagagagagagaaagagaatgtaGAAAAGTAAACCCTAACCATACTCATACTGATACACAGCTAACAATCTCATAGTTTCATCTTCTGCTGCTTAACCTATAAGACCAATCACGATCATCCCTGTCCCTATCCCAGTCTGTGTCCCTATCCCAGTCTCTGTCCATATCCCTGTCCCTATCCCAGTCTCTGTTCCTATCCCTGTTCCTGTCTCTATCTCTGTCTCTATCTCTCTCGCGGAAATCAGCGTCATAAAAAGAATAATCCCTCTTACTTCTTTCGGATACAGATCTATCTAACCCCGGGCTTCTTGATCTCGAACTATAATCTTTTGATCCATACCCGTAATCATATCTACTGCCATACCTTGGAGGATAACTCGATGATTCAACACCAAGCGGACCATCGTCTCTGTAATCATTTCCTCTGCTTGTTCTTTGCTGCCATCGGTCGcttctgctattgttcctctgTGAAGGTGCAGCTTCCCAAAGCCACTCATCTGCGTTTTCTGGCAAGGGAGCGTTAATTCCTGGAAACTCGACTGTCTTTTTCATTTCTGGCTCTGGAGGGGGTGCTTTTTCCAAAATTTCCCCATCCTCACTCTCTATTTCCTTCCGAGTCTCCACCTCTTCTCCAAATATAGTGATTCCAGACAAATGGTCATCTTTTGGAGCTAGAGACAGGATGAAGTAGATACAATAGAAAGTGTGAGAACATCTAATACAGTTTAGCTCCTGTGCGATAACAGCAAAATCCAATTCTTTTCCATGTACATGAATGAtaagaaaacagagcagaaaAGCTTACCTAAGTATCCTGGAGGGTACCCAATTTCTCGCATTCTGTTAAGCCAAGGAGGAGGGTCTAGTTCCTTCAAAAGAGGAAAGCAATGATCTAAGAATTCTTGAATCGAGAATATAGGTAAGAACCTATACACAGAAAGACAAGGTTCAGAATTACCCCAAGATTCAGAAGCTGACGTGTCTCTGCATCAAGTGTGCCGGGTTTCAAGCCATCATACTTTCCAGTTTGAGGTTTTTGATAATATCTCGATGGTAGACGGGGCCCACTACTACTCTGATTTCGTTTGGATTTCTGAAGCTTCCGAGCACTATTAACCGCTAACCGATCAAAAGGCTTTGGACATTCTCTTAAGGAATGACTGTAGCCACCACAATTGAAGCAACGTGGAGGATCATCATCAATAATCTCCAATCCTCTGAAACAATAGATACATTAAATGTTACATGAATGCAAGATCATTAAAAACATTCACGGTTAGGTTGTTCTACAACaaataaaagtaaagaagaatTAAAGGATGTATCACAGTCTTAAATAAGAAACAGGTGGAAGTTATTACAAATCTAAGATTTAATTTACCCTTCCAAGTTTCTTGAGCCATCTGCTGAATTTAAACCAATTGCAAATTCACGGTCATAAAGAGGAGTGGTGCTACTTTCCACTAGAACAAACTCTTCCAACGGCTTCGGGCCAGTTTGGTTATCGATCCAGAATGACTGCATATGCAAGAATGCACCAATTGACATGTTATGAAGATTACTGATATAGATAGTTAACAACTTTTAATAGCGTTGACAACATGTTCACTCACCACAGATGAAGTCTTCTGCAATCCAACACGTAAGGCAGGGAAATATGTCTCTTCACCAGATTCTAATGGTTTTTCTTGATTCTGAGCATATAACCAATGAAAAGATTATACCTTTAAGTTTCATACATGATAAGCCAAAAACTTTATTCGACAACCTAATCAACGAACAACTTCCCCATGTGAAGTCTATTATCTTATCATATAAACTAGAACAACTTCCCCATGTGAAGTCTATTATCTTATCATATAAACTAGAAGATTTCGATGTTAGGGACCATGATAAGGATGCCTTAGTCAATGCTAGTTCTGttttacataagaaaataattggTTCCTTAGTACAAATATGGCTAAGGCTTACCTAATACAAGGATAGAAAACTGAAGATCCACATCATACAATAATACATACTTTAAGGCCTATTTAATGCAAGGATAGCAAACTGGAGATCCAAAGCATGCATAATATAATAGATACTTTATATGGTCCACGAGTATTTAGTATCATATTCTTGCACACTAAGTCAGCTCGATATCCAACAAAGATTCCCTTAAcgaaatcttaattaaatcaaacattGAAGAATGATAACATTCACTCACTGTTAATTCTGCTACAGAGAACATTTTAAAGAGTAAATGACCTTCTCCATTCAGAGATACCTGAGCCAAGGACGTATATTCAGCCTCCCATTCTGACCATTGCTGTAATAAACTTTCCAGCTTCTGCTTGCTAGCTCTGAAAGATGCAGTCAATTAAAAATTGATACAATGGTAAATCCGGGAATCACATAATAACGGGAATGCTTGTGTAAACACCACTTTATGCAACTTAAAATTACATGCAGTTGAGTTGTGACTCATTTTTTATCTAACCTCGTCAAGTGTTTATAAGTAACATGGACATTAGGCTGCTGTTCGTCAGAGGATGTTCGGGGTCTTTTAACACCCAATTTAGCTGCTATAAGGAAttatggaaaaaaagaagaagataaaataatCACAGGCATCGAGTTTGATTAGCAAATAACTACAAAAACAGATCAGGTGCCATGTCTTATCATAATTGCAAGCAACCTTCAAGATAGAAGGGCAAAGAAAAGGATACAACTAACATCCAAAGTAGCACTTTGAATTAGTGTCTCCTTTTGGATACCCACCTTCTCATCTACCACCAAACTTTCAACACTCACATTGATACCGTCATCAACCTGCTCTGTTAATATTTCCCCAGACTCCTGGCCCCCCACAGTTCTCAAATTCTCTTCTATTGGATCCAAATCCGTCTCCATATCTAAATTTCTTTTCACGTTCTCATCATTGCCAACTATAGGATTAGCCTCAGGTGACCTATTCCCAGATTCAATACTACTTTTCTGTACTTCAGAACCAAAACTGCTTGAAGCTGGTAGGTCAAGCCCATCCTCAGCTTCCATTTGTAATCAAAATTGTAAGCTTATATCCTCAAAACAATTTCATAAATCACCCATGAAAAAATATCCTGTAGTAAGAAAACAACAGTATCAGAAATCCCAGAACAAAATTACACATTAAATAGCATTCAAAACACTATTTCAAGACCAaaagaatcatatccaacacaAAATTTAGTTCGTTAAGCAACGAATCAACAAATCATATCCAAATCAAGTCACCCATAATTCGGCTCCCTTAAGAAACGAATCAACAAACAATAGATTCATATCCAAATCAAGTCACAAGATTTAGTTCCATTTGATTAACGTAAATTGCTTaagaatgaagaacaagaaagcaatatctcaatctaacaaaaaaaaaaatttccaggTCCTAGAGCGATTAAGTCAATCCCAGCTCGTTTCGCcctacccaaaaaaacaaagaaaatatccaGAAAACTAGGGTTCAAGATTTTACAAATTACAGTGACCATAGCTCAATCTACTCGATACGaaacataaatcatatattCACGTAGCAGAAACTAGAGAAAACTTAGAGAATTTGAGGAGGGAGACGAAACGACAGCTTCGTCGGGAACAAACAAATCAttcaaaaaggtgtaaaaatttaCGGTAAGCTACGAAGAAAGCTTGGGAGAGATATACATGGAGATAGAGAGAGGGCTTAACCTAGTTAATGGAGGTTGGAGAagcaaaggagagagagagagagacagagagatgagatgagatctGGGAGATTCAAAACGAAGACTGTTTTATTCATCCGTGTCTATAATACTAAAGAGTTAACAGTCAATAATCTAATGCTACGCAGCGCAGCTAATTTACTCTGAGCCTAGTCAACTTACCCAAACGGTGCGTGTTTGATTCGTCAACTTGCTTGTAAAGTTGACTAGGTAATTCTTTTGGtaagtaatctttttttttttttttgaaagttgaaaaattaatgatttctttttagtaattttggtattaacaaaaaaaaaactatggaaaaattatttaccaaaagTGTATTGGTcaacattatttttttcgtcaaataaaatttatttatttttcagatCAGGCGAGATTAATTGTAAAAGACTTGATGAAGGGTTTACGAAAGCAGAAAAGAAATCTCCATACAAACATGATTTGGAGAGTATGTGCTACAATGTTACAggatatataaacataattgaCTGAGAAATAAATTTCTTCCTCCAAAAAATGTCTTGCACGAGGTTTTCTATCTCACATCGGACATATTCGTCATCGATGACCTTGACGATTACTTCGCAGTCACCACGAATCCATGCTTTTTGTAAAGCAGTTAACAAAGCTTTAGTTTCTGCTATTGAAGGGGAGGAAACTTTACCCAAATTAATAGCACTCTAAGCTTTTCCAACACCTTGATGATCTCTAATTATCCACCCACCTTGTGCTTTTGAAGTTTGTtgattgaaacttgcatcaaaattacatttaagATTTATCCGAAGGTAGTGCAGGGGGTTCCAATGTGTGGCTTGGAGAGATTCCAAGCATTGTGAAGAATCACGGTAACGTTGTGGGATTAATGTAGACCACCATTCCAAAACTTCAGCTTTAGCCTTCACCACAATTTTTGAAGGACTTTCCCATAAACTATTAAAGACCCAATTATTTCTTGTTTTCCAGATTCTCCACATGACCCAAAAAGGTTCTAAAGATTTGGCACTTATCTCAGTCGAAGATTGAGTGAAATTCAGAGCAGCCGAAATGTTTTCCTGAAGATCCTTCAAAGGAACCTGATTTTGTGGGAGCGTGTTTGATAGTCTCCAGGCTATATTAGCAAAACCACATGTAAACACTGTATGATTTATAGTTTCTTGTTCCACACGGCATCGTGGGTAAAGTGTATCTATTCGCATATCGCTCATCCTTAATCGAGACCATGTTGCCAGAGCACCAGATAATGTTCTCCAtacaaaatctttgattttcGGAAGCACCGGTAGTTGCCAGACCTTAGTCTTTAACTCAAGTGAACCATGTGGAGCCGGTGGTCTAGGATTAAAGTTCAATGAATCGTGGATGAGGAACCAATATCCAGATCGACAGTGTAAGCGCCATCTGGTGTGAATGCCAAATTAACTTATCTTCCAAACTATTGAATGGTAAATGAATCAAGTGTAGATACTCATGATCTCTAGGGTGGATGAAAGCCTGAATTTGATCATTGTTCCAATATCTATGAGAACCACAGTTTGACATAAGAGTGCTAAACTTATTATCAGGGTCCTGATTCGTGTGAATCATCTCTAAAGGTCGAGGTGGGTGAGAATCAACCAGATTATCTGTTGCCAAGTTGATATTCATGCCATCTCCTACTAGGTAACGTGATCCCATCTTTAGCACATCAATTCCATCAATTCCGACCAACATAGATTCATGGTTTTGCATCTAAAATGTTATCGTCTTTGAAATAGCGAGCTTTCATTATAAGAGCAAATAGAGTATTTGGATGGTGAATTAGTCGCCACGCCTGTTTGGCAAGGAGCGCATCATTAAATTTCTCTAGGTCTCTAAATCTCAATCCACCTTTCTTTTTAGGGGGGtatattcaatctaatatttcaagtgatttgatttttcatgagattttaaatgagttgatgattttagggaagtttatatgatttattgtaaaattctttcaaatcccacctaaaacgatgagatttggatttctctatttttaactaaacaaatcctctcaaatcctccagaatccctaatAATCATTAGACTATGTTTCTATTCATAGTTTATTTAACCATAGACTATGTTTGCAACTAATGAGAAATTCAGTTAGGTTTAACAACCTTCCTTTCTCATCTAATAACTTGCACATTTCCCTTTTATCCTTTTGCTTTTATTATCTCAGCCTACTTCAAATTCTATTAAGACTATATTTTTCATGgtttattgaattaaaaaaaaaataaaaaaagttttattaataatataaattttggcCAAAAGGTAGAGAAAAACGCTCTCGAGAAAAACTCTCTCTCGTCGCAATGTTCAGGTTCTGAGTTCTATTCTTCGGTTTCAGTTAATGATGGAGAATCTCTACTTGAGATTCTGGTTGGCTCCCTATGGTTTCAAGGTTATTGATCTCTCGGATTTTGGATTAATTGTGGTGGATATGGGTTTTCCCTTGTTAGGGATTTCGGATTTCAAATGGGATTTCTCTGCTGATTCGTTGGGACGGAGATTGGGGAATGGAGATTTTGCAAGGGGATCCCTGGATTGGGTTTTCTCGGGCGTTGATTACAGACTGGCTCCGTCGGATTTACTCCGATTGGAATGGAGGTTTCTAACTATGATTTTGGGGCTTTGGGCGATGGTTATGGGGGATCTGCAGGATTCCACagtttccttttttggtttcGGATGAGGCTTGATCTCAGCTTGTAGATCACGATATCATCGTCAGGGAGATTGCGAAAAACCCTCCTCAATTCCTTTCGTGGTTGTCGTATTTTGTGTCATTACAGTCGGGATCTTCGGATCTGGATATAAAAGGGAACTCAGGGTCGTGTCTGTTTCTCATCTTTGTTTGTGTCCTCTCgctctttctttcattttctttcggCTCATACTAAAGTGTTTACGGGGTTCCTGGCTTGTCtgtctctttggtgtttctcCTTTGGTCCTCACGATAGTTATGGCTCAGAGTGGTTTGTTGAATCCTCAGGTGTCTTCGGAGAATTTGTCCGGGGCTGGTGGAAAGCTCAAGATTAAGATCCCACGGTTTGATAACTCTGCTTTGATTGAAGGTTATGCTAAGACCCTTATTGGTCGCTGCATGAACCATGTGATGCAGGACATGAAGGCATTGTTGTTCATGCTGCCAAAGATTTGGAAGATCGAAGAGAGGGTTGTGGGTGCTGATCTGGGTTTGGGGCGGTTCCAGTTTGAttttgatcaagaagaagatatccAGGAGGTCTTGAAAATGGAGCCTTACCATTTTGATCATTGGATGCTTTCTTTGGTTCGATGGGAGCCAGTGGTGGATCCAAAGTATCCCTGCCACATTAAGTTCTGGGTTCGAGTCATGGGTTTCCCGTTACATTTTTGGGCTGATGAGACTTTCCGCAGCATCGGTTCAGAATTGGGGAAGGTTGAGGACGTTGATCTTGATAATGGTCGGGTTCAGGTTCTGCTTGATGGTTTTAAACCTTTAGTGTTTGAAGCTTCGGTGGAGTTTCACAGTGGGGAGGAAACATCTGTGTCTTTGCGGTATGAACGGCTGTTTGGGTATTGTCGGAGGTGCTATAGCTTGTGCCATGATGTCTCACGCTGCCCTTTGTTTGGCAATAATGGAAAACTACCGATGGGTGGTGGGTCGGATCCTCGACCTGAGGATAAGCTTCAGAGCTATAAGGGAGCAGCGGCTAATGGTGTAGCTCAAGGGAATGGCTCTGGCTTGCCTGGTGGGGACAGGTCAGGTTTTCCTCATCAGGGCTCTGGTGCAGGAAATGGACGGGGTGCAGGTGGCTCCTAGGCTGTCAACCATCGACAAAACCAGGGTTTTGGGTATAAGTCGAAGAAGGGACGTAGGGATTCCCACCCTAAGGAGCGGTTAGTGCAAAAGGTCTCCTCTCCCGCAGATGCTGGTACTAGTCTCCAGGCTGTTGGTTCGGGTGTTGGTCCCAGTGAGGACCATGGTGGGGATGTGGGAGTTCATATCTCTGATACGGAGCAAACGATGCTTGATGCCTTTGTGGGTTCAACTACGGAGGAGAGTGTGGCTCCGGGTGCTCAGTCTACGGCTCTGGTTGCTCCGCCTGTGGTTATAGAGCACAACACCCTGCCAAGTGAGGAAAAACGGGTGTGTAGGACCTTGTTTCCTGGTTCTGAAGGCCCGAATGTGACAACTACTGGTTCCATGGAGTTCGTTCAGCAGGAGGTTTATTTCTCAGATGCACTGAGTGAGCTGTTAGCCTAGGATTATCCTCCTGATGATCGCACCTTAGGGTTTATGGCCCCTATTTTGGAGGAGCCAGGGAACGAGACAGAGATGTCCTCTGAGGTGGATTCTTTCCTCGCAGAGGAGGAGGTGACTTTTGTTAACAAGGAGAGTTCTGACGGTGCTTCTACTGGTCAAGATCTCCAGGGGGAGACTGGTACTATTGATGTAGACGATGACACAGAGGCGGTTAAGCAGGGTTTAGCAGCCCAAGCTACGGTTCATCCACCACGGCATAAGCTGGTTAAGAGTAATGGGGTTCTACCAGGGGCAAACACAAAAAGCGGAACTTGTGCACCTTATCTTCGCCACGGAAGAAGGTCGGTATCAAGGGGATGGGTCTGCAGGGGAAACCAGGTCCTAACCAAGGAGGGAAGCCTCCAAGGAACTCGGACCGTTGATGTTAGTTGTCTGCTTGAGCTGGCAAGGGGATGTGGCCTCGTTTCAACCCACTCGATTCTGGTTTTTAGTTTGCAAACAGGCTTTGTTATGGCCTCCtgtggtttttttctttatttttcattcgCTTGTATGGAATAAATTAGCAATGGGTGCTTTTGTATTTGTTCGACTAGTTGTGGTTGTACCACTTTTACCAGAAACTTAATAAAaccttgtttgtttttttcttgtttttctggtTATCACTATTGTCACTGGTTGTTTGAATGTATTGGAGTCTCTCCTCGTTCTTATTTGGTCGCTAAGTGTGGTTTACTTCCTGGTCTACCACGAGACTATGGGTCCGTTTGGGGATTGTCAAATTTTTACACATGTTCGACATATCTATTTCAGGCTTCATGGCCACTTTTATTTGGGCCTAGTTGGGCTTTGCTGGTATTGGagtttttcaatatatttggTTCTTGTTGGTTTTTGGATTGCTTTCATGGTTGTTTAAGAGTTTTTAACTCTGTTTACCTCCCTGAGGACTGGGCGGGTAGACTTGTGTGGTTCTTACCACAACAattggatttaatttttgaatattattagttggaattgtcaaggcctGGGTAATAAGGCAACCATTGGTAATCTGAGGGATTAATGGCAAAAACATCGGCCTGATTTTCTATTCTTGATGGAGACAAAACAGCCTCGtgttgttttggaaaaatatgtAGGGCATTTTGggtataaaaatttaaccacaCTTGACCCTCTTGGGTGTAGTGGCGGTTTGGCACTTTTTTATAATCAGGAGGACTTTAACGTCTCTATTTTATTTCAGTCTAACCGGTTAATTGATATTGAAGCAGTTTATAAAGGACGGGTCATCTATTTAACGTTCGTTTATGGTGATCCTATACCCCATAATAGTGATATGGTGTGGGAGCGGTTACTGCGGATGGGTGGGTCTCGGTCATCACCTTGGTTCGCTGTAAGTGATTTTAATGAGCTGACTGGTAACCATGAAAGAAGAGGAGGCAAGCTTCATCAtgcctcttcttttcttcctttcaaTGGGATGATTCAAGACTGTGGTTTTTTGGAATTTCCCTATCTTGGAGATTGTTTGTCTTGGCGGGATTGGCGGGATAAAAAACCAATTCGGTGTCGGTTGGATAGGGCTCTTggtaatgaggattggcatgaaTTATTTTCTGATACGTTTCTAGAATATTTACCTATGATTGCCTCTGATCACAAGCCCATGGTGATTAATATTGGGGCAAAGAGGCCGCGGGGAAAGAGACGGTTTTTGTTTGATCGCTGGTGGATTGGGAAGGAAGGTTTGATGGAGGCAATCTCGGCGGGTTGGGATGGGGAAAACACTCAGAGTTCACCCACCTTTTTAgacaaaattgtaaattgtCTACGGGATACAATTGAGGCCTTAAAGAGTCAGCTGGCCGTGGCTCAGGCCGATGACGCAACTCCACCGTCGGTAATCTCTGATTTAAATGCCCGCTTGCGGGAAGCCTACAGGGATGAAGAGGTCTATTGGTATTTGAAGAGCCATAATAGATGGATGCGCGTAGGGGATCAAAACTCTAAGTATTTTCATGCGCTGACTAAGCAGCACTGGGCCCGTAATCGGATTACATGTATTTTTGATAAGAATGAGGTTTGGTCTACGGAGGATGTTGATATGTGCAATACTGCAGTGTTATACTTTGCAGATTTGTTTACAACGTTGCACCCGACAAATTTTGATGAGGTCTTATGTGAGGTACGCACAGTCATCACAGACGAGGTCAATACTCAGTTAACGGCCCCGGTTACAGAGGCAGAGGTTCATGCGgctttatttatgatgcatccggatAAGGCTCCTGGCCCGGATGGGATGACcgctttgttttaccaaaagGTGTGGCAGGTTGTAAAGGGAGACATTGTCTCGTTAGTTAATGGTTTCTTCGAGGAGGGCGTGTTTGATAGAGGTTTAGATACTACGCACATCTGTCTCATCCCGAAGGTGGCAAAGCCAACCCGGATGACAGAGCTGCGCCCAATTAGTTTGTGCAATGTGgggtataaaattatttctaagatCATGTGTCAACGGCTTAAGAAGATTTTACCAGGACTAATTTCGGAAACTCAATCGGCTTTGTTTCGGGCCGTCTCATTTAAGATAACATTCTGATTGTTCAGGAAATGTTTCACGGGCTAGGACTAATCCGTCATGTAAAGGGAAGTTTATGGCAATaaaaacggatatgagcaagGCTTACGACCGGGTCGAGTGGGGGTTTATTGAAAAGCTACTCTACAAAATGGGTTTTGATGCAAGATGGATAGGatggattatgttttgtgttagcTCAGTTGAGTATAAAGTGCTCCTAAATGGTCAACCTAATGGTTTGATTATTCCGGAAAGGGGTTTACGACAGGGGGATCCCCTATCTCCTTATCTGTTTATCTTATGCACAGAGGCTTTAATTGCCAATATTCGGAAAGCGGAGGAGAATAAACTAATTACAGGGATCAAGGTGGTGAATCAATGCCCGCCAATCACACATCTTTTATTTGCCGATGatagtttattcttttgtaaggtCACCAAGGAACAATGTGAGGTCATTTTGAGTATTTTACGGAAATATGAGGCTGCCTCGGGTCAGCAGATCAATTTTGCGAACTCTTCTATTCAGTTTGGTCATAAAGTTGCGGAAACTACAAAAATGGAACTCTAAGGGATCCTTGGCATAACAAATTTGGGAGGCATGGGTTCCTACCTAGGGCTGCCAGAGAGTTTAGGTGGGTCTAAAACAAAGGTCTTTTCGTGTGTCCGGGAAAGACTACAGGGACATACGACTGGTTGGTCAGTGAAACTGCTTTCTAAAGGGGGAAAGGAGGTGATGATCAAATCTATCGCAACTGCGGTCCCGacgtttgtgatgtcttgttttcggctaccaaaaacaattacatccaAACTCACAAGTGCTGTGgcgaatttttggtggagtgcGGATGGTAGGACGGGTGGTATGCATTGGTT from the Camelina sativa cultivar DH55 chromosome 12, Cs, whole genome shotgun sequence genome contains:
- the LOC104732981 gene encoding zinc finger CCHC domain-containing protein 8-like isoform X1; the protein is MEAEDGLDLPASSSFGSEVQKSSIESGNRSPEANPIVGNDENVKRNLDMETDLDPIEENLRTVGGQESGEILTEQVDDGINVSVESLVVDEKVGIQKETLIQSATLDVSSAKLGVKRPRTSSDEQQPNVHVTYKHLTRASKQKLESLLQQWSEWEAEYTSLAQNQEKPLESGEETYFPALRVGLQKTSSVSFWIDNQTGPKPLEEFVLVESSTTPLYDREFAIGLNSADGSRNLEGGLEIIDDDPPRCFNCGGYSHSLRECPKPFDRLAVNSARKLQKSKRNQSSSGPRLPSRYYQKPQTGKYDGLKPGTLDAETRQLLNLGELDPPPWLNRMREIGYPPGYLAPKDDHLSGITIFGEEVETRKEIESEDGEILEKAPPPEPEMKKTVEFPGINAPLPENADEWLWEAAPSQRNNSRSDRWQQRTSRGNDYRDDGPLGVESSSYPPRYGSRYDYGYGSKDYSSRSRSPGLDRSVSERSKRDYSFYDADFRERDRDRDRDRNRDRNRDWDRDRDMDRDWDRDTDWDRDRDDRDWSYRLSSRR
- the LOC104732981 gene encoding zinc finger CCHC domain-containing protein 8-like isoform X2, producing the protein MEAEDGLDLPASSSFGSEVQKSSIESGNRSPEANPIVGNDENVKRNLDMETDLDPIEENLRTVGGQESGEILTEQVDDGINVSVESLVVDEKVGIQKETLIQSATLDVSSKLGVKRPRTSSDEQQPNVHVTYKHLTRASKQKLESLLQQWSEWEAEYTSLAQNQEKPLESGEETYFPALRVGLQKTSSVSFWIDNQTGPKPLEEFVLVESSTTPLYDREFAIGLNSADGSRNLEGGLEIIDDDPPRCFNCGGYSHSLRECPKPFDRLAVNSARKLQKSKRNQSSSGPRLPSRYYQKPQTGKYDGLKPGTLDAETRQLLNLGELDPPPWLNRMREIGYPPGYLAPKDDHLSGITIFGEEVETRKEIESEDGEILEKAPPPEPEMKKTVEFPGINAPLPENADEWLWEAAPSQRNNSRSDRWQQRTSRGNDYRDDGPLGVESSSYPPRYGSRYDYGYGSKDYSSRSRSPGLDRSVSERSKRDYSFYDADFRERDRDRDRDRNRDRNRDWDRDRDMDRDWDRDTDWDRDRDDRDWSYRLSSRR